A genomic region of Mycobacterium sp. Aquia_213 contains the following coding sequences:
- a CDS encoding DUF1641 domain-containing protein codes for MSANGQIATLSPFDQLRDRLDDPTVAASLNNLLDHADLLAILLTGLDGFVRRGDEISETLASTVDELRAGASAARLPSFDGVASELRSVDLRALAASLSELASSLVTATPALSKILQSPLVDPRAVDVLAEVGQALVEGKTAAAADPGGPKGLFGLWRVSKDQDVSRGLGFLVQVARAFGRHLPQ; via the coding sequence ATGTCGGCAAACGGCCAGATCGCTACTCTGTCGCCGTTCGACCAGCTGCGCGACCGGCTCGACGACCCGACGGTCGCCGCGTCGCTCAACAACTTGCTCGACCATGCCGATCTGCTAGCGATCCTGCTGACCGGCCTCGACGGCTTTGTTCGTCGGGGTGACGAGATCAGTGAGACGTTGGCCTCGACCGTCGACGAGCTGCGCGCAGGAGCGTCGGCGGCCCGCCTGCCGAGCTTTGACGGCGTGGCATCCGAGCTGCGGTCGGTCGACCTGCGGGCGCTTGCGGCGAGCTTGTCGGAACTGGCGTCGTCGCTGGTGACCGCCACGCCGGCGTTGAGCAAGATCCTGCAGTCGCCGCTTGTCGATCCGCGGGCCGTCGATGTTCTGGCGGAGGTGGGCCAGGCCCTCGTTGAGGGCAAGACCGCCGCCGCGGCGGACCCGGGGGGCCCCAAGGGGTTGTTCGGACTGTGGCGGGTCAGCAAGGACCAAGACGTCAGCCGGGGCCTGGGCTTCCTAGTACAGGTAGCGCGGGCATTCGGCAGGCATCTCCCGCAGTAA
- a CDS encoding AraC family transcriptional regulator, with amino-acid sequence MSRLTRLGYIDVRRTANPVRRKVRSRGVPPALADNEIFYTENPTEAMRLMAKALAPLSLHVGPDDAAGFAATMHGVRLRNVSMLYLDVHVAATVDIPALGQYFGVHMPMNGRALVDHRGRSFEANTIRALVTSPGEALRIQFDHDSPQLLIRVEQRAMAAHLTRLLGRSLTKPLEFEPDFDLASEAAMRWHTAVQLIHSEVFHPGSLIQRGQGIGAIEELVMSTLLQLQPSNYHEEFLQPAQPDPRRVVVHDAMNFIDDHLAERITMDEVAKAVHMSVRSIQQGFREELNMTPMTYLRERRLERVHEELMDAMPSDGITVTAVAERWGFNHLGSFAVEYRKRWGEAPSDTLRR; translated from the coding sequence GTGTCACGGCTAACCCGTCTGGGGTATATCGACGTCCGCCGCACGGCGAATCCGGTGCGGCGCAAGGTGCGCTCGCGGGGTGTCCCTCCGGCCTTGGCGGACAACGAGATCTTCTACACCGAGAACCCGACCGAAGCCATGCGATTGATGGCCAAAGCGTTGGCGCCGTTGTCGTTACATGTAGGACCCGACGACGCCGCGGGGTTTGCTGCGACCATGCATGGCGTACGGCTACGCAACGTCAGCATGCTGTACCTCGACGTGCATGTCGCGGCGACGGTCGACATTCCCGCACTCGGCCAGTACTTCGGGGTGCACATGCCTATGAACGGACGTGCGTTGGTAGATCACCGCGGCCGTAGCTTCGAAGCCAACACAATCCGCGCGTTAGTGACCAGCCCCGGCGAGGCGCTGCGGATCCAGTTCGACCACGACTCCCCGCAGTTGCTGATCCGGGTAGAGCAGCGCGCCATGGCCGCCCACCTCACCCGGTTGCTGGGCCGAAGCCTGACCAAGCCGTTGGAGTTCGAACCCGATTTCGACCTCGCCAGCGAGGCCGCGATGCGTTGGCACACCGCGGTTCAGCTCATCCACAGCGAGGTGTTCCACCCCGGATCGCTGATCCAGCGGGGCCAGGGCATCGGTGCGATCGAGGAATTGGTGATGAGCACCCTGTTGCAGCTGCAGCCGTCCAACTATCACGAAGAGTTTCTCCAGCCAGCTCAGCCAGATCCACGACGCGTCGTCGTTCATGACGCCATGAACTTCATCGACGACCATCTCGCTGAGCGCATCACGATGGACGAAGTCGCCAAGGCGGTCCATATGAGTGTCCGTTCCATCCAGCAGGGCTTCCGCGAGGAACTGAACATGACGCCGATGACCTACCTTCGCGAGCGCCGGCTGGAGCGGGTCCACGAGGAGCTCATGGACGCGATGCCCTCCGACGGGATTACCGTCACCGCCGTCGCCGAGCGATGGGGCTTCAACCACCTCGGAAGTTTTGCCGTGGAGTACCGCAAGCGGTGGGGCGAGGCGCCGTCAGATACCTTGCGGCGCTAA